The window CAGATGCGCACACCGATGATGCCGATGAGCCCGTAGAGCGCAGTCGTGACGCCGCCGAGAACTCCCGCGGGGATCGTGAAGATGATCTCGCCGATCTTGGGGGAGAGGCCGAGCAGGATGGCGGCGATGCCAGCGACCCAGTAGGCGGCGGTCGAGAAGACGCGCGTCGCCGACATGACTCCGATGTTCTCGCCGTACGTGGTGGTGGGCGAACCGCCGCCGATGCCGGCGATGACGGTAGCGAGGCCGTCGGCGAAGAGGGCGCGACCGGTGAGGGGGTCGAGGTTGCGGTCGGTGAGCTGGCCGACGCCCTTGACGTGTCCGACGTTCTCAGCGATCAGCGCGAGCACGACGGGCAGGAACATCAGGTACAGCGGCAGGTACTCGAAGCCGAAGGTGGGCGTGATGAACTCCGGCAGGCCTACCCAGGCGGCAGCCTCGACGGCGCTGAGGTCGACCTCGCCCTGCGTCATGGCAAAGAGGTAGCCGATGACGACGCCGATGACGATCGAGAGGCGGCCGAGCATCCCCTTGAAGAGAACCGTGACGAGGACGACCGAGAGCAGCGTGACGCCCGCGGTGAGAGGTGCCTGTTCAAAGTTGTTTTTGGCGGCGGGGGCGAGGTTGAAGCCGATGAGGGCGACGATCGTGCCGGCCACGACGGGCGGCATGAGCTTGTTGATCCAGCCGGTGCCCGAAAGGTGCACAACGACGCCGATGATCGCGAGCAGAGCTCCGACCACGATGATGCCGCCGAGGGCGACGCTCTTGCCATCGGATGCCACGGCGGCCGTGATCGGCGCGATGAACGCGAACGACGACCCCAGGTAGGAGGGCAGCTTGTTCTGCGTAATGATCAGGAACAGCAGTGTGCCGATGCCCGAGAACAGCAGGGTGGTGCTGGGGGAGAACCCCGTGAGCAGCGGCACGAGGAAGGTCGCACCGAACATCGCGACAACGTGCTGGGCGCCGAATCCGATCGTGCGGGGCCAGCTCAGACGCTCCTCGGGCATGACGATCTCGCTAGCGGCGACATCCTTGCCGTCGCCGTGCAGTTTCCAGGGAAGTGCCATGGTGCTCCTTGTTGAATGCTGATGTGCGGTGCTGGCCGCAAAAGGGCCTCGTCGAGATTAGCGCTGGCTGGGCCTGCGCGGCCGCTCGGTTACAACCGGAGCTGAGCCGTGAAGGCCCGGATACGCTCGGCGGGAGCCTTGACCACGCGCCGGTCGTAGCTGAGCAGGCCATTGATCTCGCCTTCGACGTCGCTGAGCTGCGTGTAGACGGTGGCGGAGAGCCCCTGGGCGATCGCAGGCACAATCTGCTCCTCGTGAAGTCTTACGAGGGCGTCGGCAAAACGAGCAGGGTCGTCGAAGCGCTTGTAACCGAACACGCTCGCGCCCCACTCGTGCCCCGGGATGCGCAGGCTGTAGCCGCCGTATTCGGTGAGCGCGAGCACTCTGCCATCCGCCCGCGGTGCCCGGAATGCTCGAAAGTACACGTGCAGACTGTGCAGGTCGCCGCCGCCTTGGTCGTGCCATCCGCTCGCGTGATCCACCGGCCTGGTGGGGTCGAGCTGTCGCAGCTCGCGGGTGGCATCGAGCGCGTCGAACTGCCCCCACCCCTCGTTGAATGGCACCCACAGGGCGAGGCTGGGCACACTGCGCAGCAGCTCGACCGTGTCGCGCAGTTCGCGACGGAATTGCTCGCGGCCACCGGCATCCGCCCGCCCGAATGCCCGATAGTGCTTGTCGTTGAGCCGCAGCGGTGCCACGGCGGGAATCGTGATGACGGCCGGGTTGTAGCTGCTGCCGCCGTTGACGGCGTCTTGCCACACGAGCATGCCGATGCGGTCGCAGTGGTGATACCAGCGCATCGGCTCGATCTTGATGTGCTTGCGCAGCATCGTGAAGCCGAGGTCCTTCATGGTCTGGATGTCGTAGATCATCGCCTCGTCGGAGGGCGGCGTGTAGAGCCCGTCTGGCCAGTAGCCCTGGTCGAGCACTCCCGCGTGAAAGAAGGGCTTGCCGTTGAGCAGTAGGCGCTGAACCCCGGATGCATCGGGGCCGACGCCAAACGATCGCATACCGAAATAGCTGGTGACGGTGTCGTCGCCGAGCGTCACCGTGACGTCGTAAAGAAACGGATGCTCGGGGCTCCACGCCCGAACGTCGGGGAGAGGGATGCGCGCGGCAGTGCCGGGGGAGACTTGGGCGACGGCGACGACGGTGCCGTCGGCGGAGACGGTGACGCTAGCCGAGCCTGTGACGCTGGCCGAGCCTGGTGCGGAGGTCTCGACGAGCATGTCGACTGCTGAATCGGCCAGCTGTGGCGTGATCACGAGCCGCTCAACATAAACCGGCGGCACCGATTCGATCCACACGGTCTGCCAGATGCCGGACTGTGCGGTGTACCAAATTCCGCCGCGTGTGAGCTTTTGCTTGCCGCGCGAGTGCGATGCGGTGTCGCTGTCGTCGTGGACGGCCACCGTGAGCGCGGCCGTTCCCGACGTGAGCGACTCTGTCACGTCGACGGAGAACGGGAGGTAGCCACCCTGGTGCGAGCCGACCTCTACGCCGTTGAGATAGACGCGACAGCGTTCATCCACGGCCCCAAAATGCAGAAGAACTCGTCCCTGCATGAAACCCTCTGGGAGCGTTACCGAGCGGCGATACCAGAGCGTTTCGCCCGGCATCAGTTGACGTTCGACTCCCGAGAGCGGGGCCTCGGGGGAGAACGGCACGACGATCTCGCCATCCCACGCTGCGGGCTCCGTGAACGCCTGCCCGGGCACGATCGCATAATCCCATACGCCGTTGAGGTTGAGGTAGCTCTCCCGCACGAGCTGCGGGCGGGGGTACTCGGGCAGAACGGAGGAGCGATCGAGCGCCTCACCCCACGGGGTGAGCAGGGTCACGACTTCGCCAGCTTTCGCACCGGGATCAGGGCGAGAAGCACGACGATGGCCGCGGCAACGAAGATCCACGGGGTGGGAACCTGCTTCTCGACGCCGAGGTCGAGGTACGTCTCGTTGGCGCCGATGATCACGCTTGAGCCGATGAACGGGCCGATAATCATGGGGATGAGCACGGCAGCGATCATCCGCAGCCCTTGAACGTTGCCGACCCGGTCGGCGGGCGTGTAGTCCCGAATGGTCGCGGAGGTCGAGGCGAGAGTGAGCATGAGACCAGTGATCATGACGATGCCCGCGAGGATCACGGGCACCATGCCGCGCACGAAGAACATGGCGGCAAGCCCTGCAGCGAAGATCAGGATCGCGGGCGTCATGAACTGCACCTTGCCCACCCTGTCGATCACGCGGCCGCCGATCACGCTGAGGATTGCCGCCGACAGGAGCACGCTTCCGAGCACGATCGCATAGCCGTCGATGCGCAAATACCGCTGGATGTAGATGATCAGGTATGGCATGAAGACCTGGGCGCCGATGCTCACGACGGCAAGCACCGCGAGGGTCACGTAGAGCTGAGGGGTCGCGCGCATCACGCTGGGGCGCAGCCCGTGGATTACGGCCTTCAGGTAGCCGTCGGTCTGCGCCTGCATCGTGGGGGAGTCCTTGACCAGAAACCAGGCGAGCACGCCGACCGAAGTCGTGAGCAGGCCGATGATGATGAAGAACTCGCGCCACTGCCCAGCCTGCGTGAGCCCGTCGAAGCCGCCGAAGACAATGAGCATGGCCAGAAGAGGCATTACGGAGAGCACGCCCTCGACGCGTCCCCGATTGCTCGGAACGGTCGATTCGGTAACCCACGCATTGAAGGCTGCGTCGTTGGCGCCTGAGCCGAACAGGCTCATGATGCAGTCCAGCAGGATTACTGCGACGACGGTGATGACCACGGCGTTGCCGGCTGCGGCGATCGTGGCAATGCCGTCGACGCTGACAAAGCCGAAGGCCGCCGTTGAGAGCCCCCAAAGAACGTAGCCGCCCGCGATGAAGATGCGTCGCTTGCGCAGCCGGTCGGATGCCGCTCCGACGAGGAACGTCGCCAGCGTTGCCGTGATTGCGCTCGCCGCAACCATCACCGCAATTGCCGTGGGGTCATCCGTAATCGTGTCGTAGACGAACAGGTTGAGGTACATGTTCTCGACAGCCCACGCGAGCTGGCCGACGAGGCCCAAAATCACGAGGGATGTCCAGGTGCGGCCACCTAGACGAGTGGGCGCTGAAGTAGCGGCGGTGGTGGCCATGAACGTCCTTGTTCTCGGGCTCGGGTAAGTCAGCCGATCATACTGTTAGCCGGGTGCATCCATGCAGCATTTACTAGGGTGAAGACATGACGAATTCCGGCATCGACCTCGACGAACTTGACCCCACCATCCGACCTCAGGATGACCTGTTCAGGCACGTCAACGGGCGCTGGATCAAGAGAACCCAGATTCCCTCGGATAAGGCCCGCTATGGCTCGTTCTATGTTCTTGCCGAGGAGGCCGAGAAGGCCGTCCGCGACATTATCGAGGAGTCGGTGGATGCCGAGCCCGGCACCGAGCAGCGCAAGTTCGGAGACTTGTTCACGAGTTTTCTCGACACCGAACGCATCGAGAAGCTGGGTGCCGAGCCACTGAAGCCCGCGCTCGCCCAGGTTGATGCCGTCGACTCTGTGCCCAACTTTGTGACGACACTTGGCCGCCTTGAGCGGCAGGGTGTTGGCGGGTTCCTGCAGCTGTTTGTGGACAATGACCCCGGCAACCCCGAGCGTTACCTCGTATTCGCGGAGCAGGGTGGCCTCGGGCTGCCCGACGAGTCGTACTACCGCGACGAGAAGTTCGCATCGGTGCGCGAGGCCTACGAGCCCTTCGTTCAGCGGATGCTCTCCCTCGCCGGCGTGCAGGATGCCGCGGCAGCCGCATCCAGAATCGTCGCCCTCGAGACCGACATCGCCGGTCTGCACTGGGACAACGTGCGCACCCGCGACAGCCAGGCAACCTACAATTTGCGGGCCTGGGCCGATGTTCCCGCGACGGGCGGGCTCGACTTGAACGCCTGGCGCGACGCAATGCAGCCGCCCGCCTCAAGCTTTGACGAGATCGTCGTGCGCGAGCCGAGCTTCATGGAGGGTCTCGGCGAGTTGCTCACAGACGACCGGCTCGACGCGTGGAAGGACTGGCTGCGCTGGCAGGTCATCCGTGCCTCGGCCCCCTACCTGAGCGACGACTTCGTGCAGACCAACTTTGACTTCTATGGCCGCACTCTCACCGGCACCCCAGAGCTGCGGGCCCGATGGAAGCGCGGCGTCTCGTTCGTTGAGGGAGCGATGGGTGAGGCCGTTGGCCGCATCTATGTGGAGCGGCACTTTCCACCCACAGCAAAGGCCGCCATGGATGTGCTGGTCGACAACCTCATCGAGGCCTACCGCCAGAGCATCGCGCAGCTGCCGTGGATGACGGATGCGACCCGTGTGCGCGCGCTCGAGAAGCTGGAGAAGTTCACGCCCAAGATCGGATTCCCGGTTAAGTGGCGCGACTACTCGGCGCTCGAGGTTGACCCCACTGACCTGATCGGCAATGTTCGCGCCGCCGCCGAGGTGGAGTTCCAGCGCGAGCTGGGCAAGATCGGCCGCCCCATCGACCGCGACGAGTGGTTCATGACGCCGCAAACAATCAACGCTTATTACAACCCCGGTTTTAACGAGATCGTCTTCCCCGCCGCGATTTTGCAGTACCCGTTCTTTGACGAGGAGCGGGATGCTGCGGCCAACTACGGCGCGATCGGCGCCGTGATCGGCCACGAGATCGGCCACGGCTTCGACGATCAGGGGTCGCGTTACGACGGCAATGGCCTGCTCACCGACTGGTGGACCGACGAGGACCGCGCCGCCTTCGAGCGCTTGACGTCGTCGCTCATCGCCCAGTACGACGCTCTTGCGCCCCGCCAGACACCAGACCACCACGTCAACGGCGCGCTCACGATCGGCGAGAACATCGGCGACCTGGGCGGCCTCGGCATCGCCTGGAAGGCCTACCTGATCTCGCTCGGCGGAGAGGAGCCGCCCGTCGTTGAAGGGCTCTCTGGAGCCGAGCGATTCTTCTTGTCGTGGGCTCAGGCCTGGCAGCTCAAGGCGCGCGACGAAGAGGTCATCCGCCTGCTGGCGATAGACCCGCACTCGCCCAATGAGTTCCGCTGCAACCAGATCGTTCGCAATATCGATGCCTTCTACGACACCTTCGGCGTCACGGAGAGCGACGAGCTGTGGCTCGACCCGCAGGAGCGCGTCACGATCTGGTAGCGGGTTGTCCGATGGAGGTCCATGGCCTTGGCCTCGTCGCCCAAATATGAGACGTTGGATCAATCCCCCCGACGCCGAGTTGTGACTCGATGACATGAGCGCGCCGCCACCCCGAGGCACGATAGGTGACCATCTGGCGACGCGCGCGAAGTAGGAGAAGTGGTTTCAGCCTCGCAACACCGACGCAGCCGCCAGCGAGACACTCGCGCTGGCCGGCATCGCGAATCCGACGTGTCGGAGAGCTTTGCGACGAGTTTCGCCGCCCTCGGTGAGCTTGCGTATGAGGGTGCGAGGGTTTCGGCAACAGTGCTCGACCTTGTGACAGGCCTGCCGCTCCTGGCGATCGATGATCGGGTTGCCCTGCCCACGGCCAGTGTTGGCAAGGTCTTGTTGCTCGTGGAGACTGCTGCTCGCATCACGACGCGGGATCCCTCGATCCCTACGATCCTCGATAAGACGCCCGCGGATGCGATCGCCGATTCGGGGCTGTGGCACCGCATGCAGGTACCGACGCTGCCGCTCGGCGACATGGGGCTTCTCATTGGCGCCGCGAGCGACAACGTTGCGACGAACGTGCTGCTGCGGCACATCGGCATCGAGGCGGTGCGCATGCGGGCGGAATCGCTCGGGCTCACCCGCACGGCACTGCTCGACCGGGTTCGCACGACACGGG is drawn from Salinibacterium hongtaonis and contains these coding sequences:
- a CDS encoding M13 family metallopeptidase, which produces MTNSGIDLDELDPTIRPQDDLFRHVNGRWIKRTQIPSDKARYGSFYVLAEEAEKAVRDIIEESVDAEPGTEQRKFGDLFTSFLDTERIEKLGAEPLKPALAQVDAVDSVPNFVTTLGRLERQGVGGFLQLFVDNDPGNPERYLVFAEQGGLGLPDESYYRDEKFASVREAYEPFVQRMLSLAGVQDAAAAASRIVALETDIAGLHWDNVRTRDSQATYNLRAWADVPATGGLDLNAWRDAMQPPASSFDEIVVREPSFMEGLGELLTDDRLDAWKDWLRWQVIRASAPYLSDDFVQTNFDFYGRTLTGTPELRARWKRGVSFVEGAMGEAVGRIYVERHFPPTAKAAMDVLVDNLIEAYRQSIAQLPWMTDATRVRALEKLEKFTPKIGFPVKWRDYSALEVDPTDLIGNVRAAAEVEFQRELGKIGRPIDRDEWFMTPQTINAYYNPGFNEIVFPAAILQYPFFDEERDAAANYGAIGAVIGHEIGHGFDDQGSRYDGNGLLTDWWTDEDRAAFERLTSSLIAQYDALAPRQTPDHHVNGALTIGENIGDLGGLGIAWKAYLISLGGEEPPVVEGLSGAERFFLSWAQAWQLKARDEEVIRLLAIDPHSPNEFRCNQIVRNIDAFYDTFGVTESDELWLDPQERVTIW
- a CDS encoding serine hydrolase codes for the protein MSESFATSFAALGELAYEGARVSATVLDLVTGLPLLAIDDRVALPTASVGKVLLLVETAARITTRDPSIPTILDKTPADAIADSGLWHRMQVPTLPLGDMGLLIGAASDNVATNVLLRHIGIEAVRMRAESLGLTRTALLDRVRTTRGPDDAPQLSVGSTAELAWLFYALARGQVVDSVTSQRVLDWLSLNADLSMVASAFGLDPLAHRASSHGLQLINKTGTDEGVRSDVGLLQGRRAGVSYAVTVEFTDSSLHDRLRVLDAMRVVGRDILEYVY
- a CDS encoding glycoside hydrolase family 2 protein produces the protein MTLLTPWGEALDRSSVLPEYPRPQLVRESYLNLNGVWDYAIVPGQAFTEPAAWDGEIVVPFSPEAPLSGVERQLMPGETLWYRRSVTLPEGFMQGRVLLHFGAVDERCRVYLNGVEVGSHQGGYLPFSVDVTESLTSGTAALTVAVHDDSDTASHSRGKQKLTRGGIWYTAQSGIWQTVWIESVPPVYVERLVITPQLADSAVDMLVETSAPGSASVTGSASVTVSADGTVVAVAQVSPGTAARIPLPDVRAWSPEHPFLYDVTVTLGDDTVTSYFGMRSFGVGPDASGVQRLLLNGKPFFHAGVLDQGYWPDGLYTPPSDEAMIYDIQTMKDLGFTMLRKHIKIEPMRWYHHCDRIGMLVWQDAVNGGSSYNPAVITIPAVAPLRLNDKHYRAFGRADAGGREQFRRELRDTVELLRSVPSLALWVPFNEGWGQFDALDATRELRQLDPTRPVDHASGWHDQGGGDLHSLHVYFRAFRAPRADGRVLALTEYGGYSLRIPGHEWGASVFGYKRFDDPARFADALVRLHEEQIVPAIAQGLSATVYTQLSDVEGEINGLLSYDRRVVKAPAERIRAFTAQLRL
- a CDS encoding MFS transporter; protein product: MATTAATSAPTRLGGRTWTSLVILGLVGQLAWAVENMYLNLFVYDTITDDPTAIAVMVAASAITATLATFLVGAASDRLRKRRIFIAGGYVLWGLSTAAFGFVSVDGIATIAAAGNAVVITVVAVILLDCIMSLFGSGANDAAFNAWVTESTVPSNRGRVEGVLSVMPLLAMLIVFGGFDGLTQAGQWREFFIIIGLLTTSVGVLAWFLVKDSPTMQAQTDGYLKAVIHGLRPSVMRATPQLYVTLAVLAVVSIGAQVFMPYLIIYIQRYLRIDGYAIVLGSVLLSAAILSVIGGRVIDRVGKVQFMTPAILIFAAGLAAMFFVRGMVPVILAGIVMITGLMLTLASTSATIRDYTPADRVGNVQGLRMIAAVLIPMIIGPFIGSSVIIGANETYLDLGVEKQVPTPWIFVAAAIVVLLALIPVRKLAKS
- a CDS encoding uracil-xanthine permease family protein; this encodes MALPWKLHGDGKDVAASEIVMPEERLSWPRTIGFGAQHVVAMFGATFLVPLLTGFSPSTTLLFSGIGTLLFLIITQNKLPSYLGSSFAFIAPITAAVASDGKSVALGGIIVVGALLAIIGVVVHLSGTGWINKLMPPVVAGTIVALIGFNLAPAAKNNFEQAPLTAGVTLLSVVLVTVLFKGMLGRLSIVIGVVIGYLFAMTQGEVDLSAVEAAAWVGLPEFITPTFGFEYLPLYLMFLPVVLALIAENVGHVKGVGQLTDRNLDPLTGRALFADGLATVIAGIGGGSPTTTYGENIGVMSATRVFSTAAYWVAGIAAILLGLSPKIGEIIFTIPAGVLGGVTTALYGLIGIIGVRIWVENRVDFGKPKNQFTAGIALIIAIADFTLGGDGITFGGIILGTVAALVVYHLMSLIGRLRGTDR